In Quercus robur chromosome 10, dhQueRobu3.1, whole genome shotgun sequence, a genomic segment contains:
- the LOC126703780 gene encoding uncharacterized protein LOC126703780 yields MGQANITLPIFLVFLVASSALSDYPPKNPDMILGDKLDSLPHSRLGEARSPWLLRVQSDLPEPTLSMLVGGKGDEDAGLGFLEQPLLPSTAIEANGGAAGSGGNGESNLGSKKVLRSLVMIMLILLMIVGELGVLPSRKETRAIDSWATMSFHHLSFKEYDILQCLEGSPEQHPKVVVLGRVDKGNGRGSGTGQDGTKRFAKGGSNGEEEEESGRGSASVGRYEGGGGEGEGEGGETGGGVGGGRGRGGGGGGGGGGDGDGDGDEEGGGGGGGDGGGGGGGGDVEGRGGGRNRRPPVAAMMSITVAAQTSATVIVFHFTGKSCSNKVFLVCVVVGNLVGYLCSIAAVLLTHRKPRIAGVFGRIGSAAAATGFLLMIAMFLPSYLVWIVGIACVALFFVVTLAFKS; encoded by the exons ATGGGTCAGGCGAATATAACCCTTCCTATTTTCCTGGTTTTTTTGGTTGCAAGCTCTGCCTTATCTGATTATCCTCCAAAAAACCCAGATATGATCTTGGGGGATAAACTGGATTCCCTGCCTCATTCAAGACTTGGCGAGGCAAGAAGTCCATGGCTGCTGCGCGTGCAATCAGATCTACCTGAACCAACCTTATCAATGCTTGTGGGTGGTAAGGGTGATGAAGATGCAGGCCTAGGCTTTCTAGAACAGCCTTTACTACCATCAACGGCAATAGAGGCTAATGGTGGTGCTGCAGGAAGTGGCGGCAATGGAGAAAGCAACCTGGGATCAAAGAAGGTTCTTCGCAGCCTGGTGATGATCATGCTGATTTTGCTGATGATCGTTGGAGAACTCGGTGTTCTTCCATCCAGAAAAGAAACACGCGCTATTGATTCATGGGCAACCATGAGTTTCCACCATTTGAGCTTCAAGGAGTATGATATATTGCAGTGTCTGGAAGGGAGCCCTGAGCAGCATCCTAAAGTAGTTGTACTTGGCCGTGTTGATAAAGGTAATGGAAGAGGCAGTGGCACAGGTCAAGATGGAACCAAAAGATTCG CCAAAGGAGGGAGTAATGgtgaagaggaagaggaaagtGGGCGTGGAAGTGCAAGTGTTGGGAGATATGAAGGCGGAGGAGGTGAAGGAGAAGGCGAAGGTGGAGAGACTGGTGGAGGAGTGGGTGGAGGGAGAGGCAGAGGCGGTggaggaggtggaggtggaggtggagacGGAGACGGAGatggagatgaagaaggaggcGGAGGCGGAGGCGGAgatggaggtggaggtggaggtggaggtgacGTGGAAGGCAGAGGTGGAGGTAGGAACCGTAGACCACCTGTCGCAGCCATGATGTCCATCACAGTCGCAGCCCAAACATCTGCTACTGTCATTGTTTTCCATTTTACTGGAAAATCTTGTTCCAACAAGGTCTTCCTAGTTTGTGTTGTGGTTGGTAACTTGGTGGGTTATCTTTGTTCCATCGCTGCTGTCTTGCTAACCCATAGGAAGCCACGGATTGCTGGAGTTTTTGGACGAATAGGATCTGCTGCTGCTGCCACAGGGTTCTTACTAATGATAGCTATGTTCCTCCCTAGCTATCTTGTTTGGATTGTTGGCATCGCTTGTGTTGCTTTGTTTTTCGTCGTTACCTTGGCATTTAAATCATGA